Proteins encoded in a region of the Perca fluviatilis chromosome 6, GENO_Pfluv_1.0, whole genome shotgun sequence genome:
- the fgf17 gene encoding fibroblast growth factor 17 isoform X1, which translates to MYGINQRCVYISFHFFVLWCHAQGENHPSPNFNQYVRTQGAVTDQLSRRQVRVYQLYSRTSGKHVQIQGKRVTATAEDGNMYARLFVETDTFGSRVRIKGAESGRYLCMNRKGKLVGKPNGRSRDCIFTEIVLENNYTAFQNAKYEGWYVAFTRKGRPIKASRTRENQREVHFIKRLHTGPPPFPNTDQSKHFEFIRFPAIRRAKRNRKSHTSS; encoded by the exons ATGTATGGAATAAACCAGCGCTGCGTTTACAT atcatttcattttttcGTGCTGTGGTGCCACGCTCAG GGGGAGAATCACCCGTCTCCTAATTTTAACCAGTATGTGAGGACGCAGGGCGCAGTGACGGACCAGCTCAGCCGCAGACAGGTCAGGGTTTACCAGCTCTACAGCCGCACCAGCGGGAAACACGTCCAGATTCAGGGCAAAAGGGTCACCGCCACAGCTGAGGATGGAAATATGTACG CTCGTCTTTTTGTCGAGACAGATACCTTTGGCAGTCGAGTGAGAATTAAAGGTGCGGAAAGTGGACGCTACCTCTGCATGAACCGGAAGGGGAAACTTGTTGGAAAG CCCAATGGCCGGAGCAGGGATTGTATCTTTACAGAGATCGTACTGGAGAACAATTACACCGCCTTCCAGAATGCCAAGTATGAGGGCTGGTATGTGGCTTTTACCAGGAAAGGGAGGCCCATCAAAGCCTCCAGGACGAGGGAGAACCAGAGGGAGGTCCATTTCATCAAGAGGCTACACACGGGCCCGCCTCCCTTCCCCAACACGGACCAAAGCAAACACTTTGAGTTCATCCGATTTCCGGCCATACGTCGAGCGAAACGGAACAGGAAATCACATACCTCTTCCTAA
- the fgf17 gene encoding fibroblast growth factor 17 isoform X2: protein MYGINQRCVYISFHFFVLWCHAQYVRTQGAVTDQLSRRQVRVYQLYSRTSGKHVQIQGKRVTATAEDGNMYARLFVETDTFGSRVRIKGAESGRYLCMNRKGKLVGKPNGRSRDCIFTEIVLENNYTAFQNAKYEGWYVAFTRKGRPIKASRTRENQREVHFIKRLHTGPPPFPNTDQSKHFEFIRFPAIRRAKRNRKSHTSS, encoded by the exons ATGTATGGAATAAACCAGCGCTGCGTTTACAT atcatttcattttttcGTGCTGTGGTGCCACGCTCAG TATGTGAGGACGCAGGGCGCAGTGACGGACCAGCTCAGCCGCAGACAGGTCAGGGTTTACCAGCTCTACAGCCGCACCAGCGGGAAACACGTCCAGATTCAGGGCAAAAGGGTCACCGCCACAGCTGAGGATGGAAATATGTACG CTCGTCTTTTTGTCGAGACAGATACCTTTGGCAGTCGAGTGAGAATTAAAGGTGCGGAAAGTGGACGCTACCTCTGCATGAACCGGAAGGGGAAACTTGTTGGAAAG CCCAATGGCCGGAGCAGGGATTGTATCTTTACAGAGATCGTACTGGAGAACAATTACACCGCCTTCCAGAATGCCAAGTATGAGGGCTGGTATGTGGCTTTTACCAGGAAAGGGAGGCCCATCAAAGCCTCCAGGACGAGGGAGAACCAGAGGGAGGTCCATTTCATCAAGAGGCTACACACGGGCCCGCCTCCCTTCCCCAACACGGACCAAAGCAAACACTTTGAGTTCATCCGATTTCCGGCCATACGTCGAGCGAAACGGAACAGGAAATCACATACCTCTTCCTAA